A stretch of the Arachis stenosperma cultivar V10309 chromosome 6, arast.V10309.gnm1.PFL2, whole genome shotgun sequence genome encodes the following:
- the LOC130934057 gene encoding uncharacterized protein LOC130934057 yields the protein MDSQIQKPFKVYLVSSPESPEFTLLTRSLTQSSLVGLDAEWKPVRTHQSSFPDVSLLQIACQLGGDSEPDSAVFLLDLLSIPLSSLWKPLREMLESPETLKLGFRFKQDLIYLSSTFCSHGCDPGFDKVEPYLDITSLYNLLYHKKHGRNAPKQTKSLSNICMEVLGFPLSKELQCSDWSCRPLTEEQITYAAMDAHCLVEIFNVFNSKVANTGDFLLKTTTLSNSKENVGLKELFAKHDSNDNVLGMQFCEALSIVRETIGSDAGQVIPSAERTIQRLSCSVNVPSDEFLKIVKKYGDRILLKESDRRPKTSKKKAKKRSSTNGISNVKHLENFDDWQGIPPWDPSVGGDGYPKFLCDVMVEGLAKHLRCVGMDAAIPYSKKPEQRELIEQARREKRVLLTRDAKLLRYEYLINNQIYKVKSLLKNEQLLEVIEAFQLKISEDQLMSRCTKCNGRFIQKPLSTEEAIEAAKGFQKIPNCLFNKNIEFWQCMDCHQLYWEGTQYHNAIQKFIDVCKLSD from the exons ATGGACTCCCAAATCCAGAAGCCTTTCAAAGTATACCTAGTTTCCTCCCCCGAGTCGCCCGAGTTCACCCTCCTCACTCGATCCCTGACTCAGTCCTCGCTCGTCGGGCTCGACGCCGAATGGAAGCCTGTCCGAACACACCAGTCTTCGTTCCCCGACGTGTCGCTGCTCCAGATCGCCTGCCAACTCGGCGGCGACTCGGAACCTGACTCGGCCGTGTTCCTCCTCGACCTTCTTTCCATCCCTCTCTCCTCGCTATGGAAGCCACTCCGAGAAATGCTGGAATCCCCCGAGACCTTGAAACTTGGTTTCAGATTCAAGCAAGATTTGATATATCTGTCTTCTACTTTCTGTTCCCATGGCTGCGACCCTGGTTTCGATAAG GTGGAGCCGTATTTGGATATCACGAGTCTGTATAATCTTCTGTATCATAAGAAGCATGGACGGAATGCACCGAAACAGACTAAAAGTTTGTCGAATATATGCATGGAAGTCCTGGGTTTTCCTCTCTCAAAG GAACTCCAATGTAGTGATTGGTCATGTCGTCCTCTTACAGAAGAGCAGATAACATATGCAGCTATGGATGCTCATTGCTTGGTTGAAATATTTAACGTCTTCAATTCAAAAGTTGCCAATACAG GAGATTTTCTTCTCAAGACAACCACATTGTCTAATTCAAAGGAAAATGTTGGGCTGAAAGAGCTTTTTGCAAAGCATGATTCGAATGATAATGTCCTGGGAATGCAATTTTGTGAAGCCTTATCAATTGTTCGAGAGACTATTGGTTCTGATGCTGGTCAGGTGATACCTTCAGCTGAAAGAACAATTCAAAGGTTATCATGTTCGGTTAATGTACCTTCAGATGAATTTTTGAAGATTGTGAAAAAATATGGTGACAGAATTTTGTTAAAGGAGTCTGACAGAAGACCCAAAAcctcaaaaaagaaagcaaaaaagCGGTCATCAACTAATGGCATTAGCAATGTAAAGCATTTGGAAAATTTTGACGACTGGCAAGGTATCCCACCTTGGGATCCATCAGTAGGAGGGGATGGATATCCAAAGTTCCTTTGTGATGTTATG GTTGAAGGCTTGGCTAAACATTTACGATGTGTTGGGATGGATGCTGCAATTCCTTATTCAAAGAAGCCTGAACAAAG GGAGTTGATAGAGCAAGCCCGCAGAGAGAAGAGAGTACTTTTGACTCGAGATGCGAAGTTGCTAAGATAtgaatatctaataaataaccAAATATATAAAGTGAAGAGTCTTCTGAAAAATGAACAGCTACTTGAG GTCATTGAAGCCTTTCAGCTAAAAATTAGTGAGGATCAGCTGATGTCAAGATGTACAAAATGCAATGGGAGATTTATACAAAAGCCACTGTCTACTGAAGAGGCTATTGAAGCTGCAAAGGGTTTTCAAAAAATTCCAAATTGCTTATTTAACAAGAATATAGAGTTCTGGCAGTGCATGGACTGTCACCAACTTTATTGGGAG GGAACCCAATACCACAATGCAATACAGAAGTTCATTGATGTCTGCAAGCTGAGTGATTAA